CAGGTGTGACGTTTGCGCGTTTCGCACCGTGGATAACTAGCTCTGGGTGACTTTCACTGGGGTTTCTCGACAACGCGCTCGGGCGTTTCCTCGACGCGGTGTCATCGATGACGGGAACAATGCGGTTCATGGCCGATCGGCAGGAGGCGCACGATGACTGATGCGGAGACCTCGGACCAGCAGCCCGAACTCAAGCGGGTGATGGGTCCGGGGCTGTTGCTGTTATTCGTCGTTGGCGACATTCTCGGCACCGGCGTCTATGCCCTGACGGGGCAGGTGGCCGGCGAGGTGGGTGGTGCGGCCTGGCTGCCATTCCTTTTGGCGTTCATCATCGCGACCATCACCGCGTTCTCGTACCTCGAACTGGTCACCAAGTATCCGCAGGCCGCCGGCGCAGCGCTGTACGCGCACAAGGCATTCGGCATCCACTTCTTCACGTTCCTCGTCGCGTTCGTGGTCATGTGCTCGGGCATCACCTCGGCGTCGACGGCGTCGCAGGCGTTCGCGTCCAACCTCGTCAAGGGGTTCGCGCTGGACTGGGGCAAGGTCGGCATCGCGATCATCGCACTGGTCTTCATGGGGACGCTGGCTGCCATCAACCTCCGCGGCGTCAGCGAAAGTGTGAAGCTCAACGTCGGTTTGACCGCCGTCGAGATCACCGGCCTGCTGCTGGTCATCGCCGTCGGGCTGTGGGCGTTCACCCAGGGTGGCGACCACATCGACTTCTCCCGCGTCGTCCTCTTCGAAAGCGAAAGCGAACGAAGCACTTTCGTCGCGGTGACGGCGGCGACCTCGCTGGCCTTCTTCGCGATGGTGGGCTTCGAGGACTCGGTCAACATGGCCGAAGAGACCAAGGACCCGGTGCGGATCTTTCCGAAGGTTCTGTTGAGCGGCTTGACGATCGCGGGCATCGTCTACGTGCTGGTGTCCATCATCGCGGTGGCGCTGGTGCCCATCGGTGAGCTGACCGCGAGCAAGACGCCGTTGGTCGACGTGGTCGAGGCCGCCGCCCCCGGGTTGCCGATCGGCACGCTGTTCCCGTTCATCACGATGTTCGCGGTGTCGAACACCGCGCTGATCAACATGCTGATGGCGAGCCGGCTCATCTACGGCATGGCCCGTCAGCACGTGCTGCCCCCTGTGCTGGGCTCGGTGCACAAGACGCGGCGCACGCCATGGGTCGCCATCCTGTTCACGACGGGGATCGCGTTCGGGTTGATCTTCTACGTATCCGCGTTCGCCAGCGACAAGGCGATCTCGGTGCTCGGTGGCACCACGTCACTGCTGCTGCTCGCGGTGTTCGCGATGGTCAATGTCGCGGTGCTGGTACTGCGCCGCGACGTGCGACAGACCGGAGGCCATTTCAAGACACCGACGGCACTGCCGGTCATCGGGTTCATCGCCTCGCTGTACCTGGTGACGCCGCTGTCGGGACGCCCGGGAACGCAGTACCTGCTCGCGGGGATCCTGCTGCTGATCGGGGTCGTGCTGTTCGGCGTCACCGTGCTGATCAACAAGCAGCTGGGCATCAAGACCAAGGGCATCATCGACCCCACGCACCTGGCCGAGACCCCGGACTAGTCGCGACCGTTGAGTTTCTTGAGGCGCTCCGTCAGCAGACCCACCCGGTGGGCGTTGCCGTGCAGCTCCAGATAGCGATCGCCGAACACCGCCAGCAGCGCGTCATCGAGGCGGCGCACCGCACCCGGCGGATAGCGATACCCCATCGTCTGGTTGACGGCGTCCGCGTCGACGCCGTCGAGCACGGAGCTCAGCTCGTCGAGTGAGGTGATGCCGAGTTCCAGCAGCAGCCCGGAGATCCAGGCGTAGTGGTCCGTACGCGACCACCCCGCGTCGGCGTAGCGGTTGCCCAAATACGTTGCGAGCACCGGGGTTGCGATCCGCGGATCGTCGGAGACACTCTTCTCGTCGGTCATCGGTTCTTCAGACACCGTTTCCCGCAGCCGTTCGCGGATGGCGGTGAACTCACGATCGGCGAGTTCGAGCAGCCCCGCCGCCAGCGTGAACCGGCGATCGAGGTCCGGAACATGTTCGGCGGGAATCGAACCCTTGTAGCGGACGTCGTGTTCGAACTCGGCCCACGCGTGCTGCAACACCGTGCGCACCTGGATCGACGCTGGTTGTTGTTCACCCTCGACGCCGACGAGCACGTGCCTGCTGGCGTAGCCCCACCGACCCTCGCGCGCCGTCTCGAGGCCCATGTCGCGGTCGTCGAGAAGGCGCATCTCGTCGGCCAGAAGCGTGACGACCGCGTCGACGTCCTCGTGCAGGTAGGTGATGACCCGCAACCCGATCTGGTCGGTGATCTCGACCAACGGGTCGCTGTAGAGCCGCTTACCGTCGACGATGCGTTCGGCCTTGGCCGCGAACGACTCCACGCTCTTGGTACGCGCCGCGATGCTGAGGTAGTTGATGCCCGCGTCGTCCAGCAGTCCCGTCACCAGCTTGAGGTAGTTGTCGGTGGCGGCCACCAGCGCGGGCCGTCGGGCCTCGTAGTCGGCGACGGCGGTCCGGACCGCTGCCGGAATCGCTTCCGGGGGTTGCGGTCTGGTGTCGGCGGGCGCGGCGGTGCGACGGGCGTCGGGCAGCGTCGGCGTGACGATGTACCCCGACTCGACGTCCCCGTACGTGGTCACGTCATCGGGCCGGTGGTAGCGGTAGAGCGCGACATAGGCGCACAACACCGCGTCGACGGGATCCTCGTCCCTGTCGAGTTGTCCCGGCCTTGTCGCCGCCTCCACCCGTTTTCGAAGCTCGACCCAGGTGACACTGCGGTTCACCCGCAGCCGTGGTGTCGCGTCGTCGAGCGATTCGATGTGCGTCATCAGCTCCAGCAGCGCACGCTTGCGCACGTCGAACTTGCCGCGCTTGTACTTCAGCGTCTTGGGCAGGTTGAACAGCACGACGCTGGCCGGGTGCGGGAAGACTTCGATCGCCTGACGTTCGGCGTGCGAGGCGGGATCGAGGTCCAGGCCGAGGCGCGCGGCGAGGACCTCACCGCGGGGCGGGTTGAACTCCGGTCGCTCACGAAACGCCGGCCGTGCGCCCGCCTCGAACCTGGCGAAGTCTCGATTCAGTGCCAGCTCGCAGGGACGCGCGCTCTTCTCGGTCTTCACGATCAGGGGTGCGTCGATGGCGACGACGCATTCGTCGCGGGTGTACGGGGCGATCGCGGCGGCGATGCTCTCGTCGTCCCCGGCCGTGCCGAGATGCAGCAGGCGGCCGTCGGAGTCGATGACCGCGACACCCGTCTGGTTTCTCTCACCCCATGCAAGATCGAGCCCAACGAAGTGCATACCGGCTAGCTTTCCCTATTTGGGGCCCTACTCGTGCTGCTCTATTTGCGTTCGTGCCCGCCGACGTAAGCTCTGTCCTTGTGACGATCCCGAATGTGCTGGCCAACCGGTACGCCAGCGATGAAATGGTGGCCATCTGGTCGCCGGAGGCCAAGGTCGTCGCGGAGCGTCGGCTCTGGCTCGCGGTGTTACGGGCACAAGCCGAGCTGGGGGTCGACGTGCCCGCCGGCGTCGTCGAAGACTACGAGCGCGTGCTCGAGGACGTCGACCTGTCCTCGATCGCCGCGCGCGAGCGGGTGCTGCGCCACGACGTAAAAGCGCGTATCGAGGAGTTCAACGCGCTGGCGGGTCACGAGCACGTGCACAAGGGCATGACCTCTCGCGATCTGACGGAGAACGTCGAGCAGTTACAGATCCGCCGGTCGCTGGAGCTGGTGTTCTCGCACGGGGTCGCGGTGGTGGCGCGGCTCGCCGAGCGGGCTGTCGTGTACCGCGACCTGGTGATGGCAGGCCGCAGCCACAACGTCGCCGCGCAGGCCACCACGTTGGGTAAGCGGTTCGCCTCGGCCGCCGAAGAGCTTCTGGTCGCACTGAATCGGTTGCGGTCGTTGATCGACCGCTATCCGCTGCGCGGCATCAAGGGTCCGATGGGCACCGCGCAGGACATGCTCGATCTGTTCGACGGCGACACCGCGAAGCTCGCCCAGCTGGAGGCGCGGATCGCCGAATTCCTCGGCTTCACAGAGATTTTCACCAGCGTCGGGCAGGTGTACCCGCGGTCGCTTGACCACGACGTCGTCTCCGCGCTGGTGCAGGTCGGTGCGGGGCCGTCGTCGATGGCGCACACCATCCGGCTGATGGCGGGCCATGAACTGGTGACCGAGGGGTTCGCCCCCGGTCAGGTCGGCTCATCGGCGATGCCGCACAAGATGAACACCCGATCGTGCGAGCGGGTCAACGGCCTGCAGGTGGTGCTCCGCGGCTACGCGTCGATGGCCGCCGAACTGGCGGGTGCGCAGTGGAACGAGGGCGACGTGTTCTGCTCGGTGGTGCGACGCGTCGCGCTGCCCGATGCGTTCTTCGCGATCGACGGGCAGACCGAGACGTTTCTGACGGTGCTCGACGAGTTCGGTGCCTATCCGGCCGTGATCCAGCGAGAATTGGACCGCTACCTGCCGTTCTTGGCGACGACCAGGATCCTCATCGCCGCGGTGCGGGCGGGCGTCGGCCGGGAGACCGCGCATGAGGTGATCAAGGAGCACGCCGTCGCGGTGGCGCTGGCGATGCGGGAGAAGGGCGCCGAGCCCGATCTGCTCGACCGGTTGGCCGCGGATTCGCGGCTGCCACTGGACCGCGTCGCACTGGACGCGGCGCTGGCGGACAAACAGGCGTTCACGGGTGCGGCGGGAGACCAGGTCGATCGGGTCGTCGAGGCCGTCGATGAATTGGTCGGACGCTATCCGGAGGCCGCGAAGTACACCTCGGGCGCGATCCTGTGACCTCGGTGGCGGGAGCACTCGCCGAGATCGACTTCACCGATCTCGACAACTTCGCCAACGGCTTCCCGCACGCACTGTTCGCGATCCACCGTCGCGAGGCACCCGTCTACTGGCACGAACCGACCGCCAACACCCCCGATGGTGAGGGTTTCTGGTCGGTCGCAACGCACGCCGAAACCCTTGCGGTGTTTCGAGATCCGGAGACGTATTCGTCGGTGACCGGTGGTTCGCGTCCGTTCGGCGGCACGCTGCTGCAGGATCTGGCCGTCGCTGGGCAGGTGCTGAACATGATGGATGATCCGCGGCATTCGCACATCCGCAGGCTCGTCAGCTCGGGGCTGACGCCGCGGATGATCGCGCGGGTCGAGGACGATCTGCGCACCCGCGCCCGCCGGCTGCTTGATTCTGTGACCCCGGGGGAGCCGTTCGACTTTCTGGTCGACGTGGCCGCCGAGCTGCCGATGCAGATGATCTGCATTCTATTGGGAGTTCCTGAGTCCGAACGGCATTGGCTGTTCGAGGCGATCGAGCCGCAGTTCGATTTCGGCGGCTCGCGCAAGGCATCCGTTGGGCAGTTGACGCCCGAGGAGGCGGGCTCGCGGATGTACACCTACGGCCAGGAGCTGATCGCGTCGAAGCGTGCCGAGCCGACCGACGACATGCTGTCCGTGGTGGCCAACGCGACGGTGGAGGACGAATCTCTCACTGGGTCTTCCCTTTCGGAAGTCGAGCTGTACCTGTTCTTCAGCCTACTGTTCAGCGCCGGCGCGGAAACGACGCGCAACTCCGTCGCGGGTGGGCTGTTGGCGTTGATCGAGAATCCGGACCAAATGCACGCGCTGCGTGACGATCTGGAGCAGCTGCCGACCGCGATCGAGGAGATGGTGCGATGGACGTCGCCGTCACCGTCGAAGCGGCGCACTGCGACACGTGACGTCGAGCTGGCGGGCTGTCAGATCAAAGCCGGCGACAAGGTGCAGATCTGGGAGGGCTCGGCCAATCGGGATCCGGCGGCGTTCGACGATCCGGACACCTTCAACATCACGCGTAAACCGAATCCGCACTTGGGTTTCGGCCACGGTGTGCACTATTGCCTGGGAGCGAACTTGGCGCGCCTCGAGTTGCGCGTGCTCTATGAGGAGTTGCTGACGCGGTTCGGGTCGGCGCGGCTGGTCAAGCCCGTGGAGTGGACGCGCAGTAACCGGCATACCGGGATGCGTCACTTGGTGGTCGAACTACGGCCGTGAGACCCGACATATTCGCGGCGGTCATGGCGACCGGCATCGTGTCGATCGCGGCCGCGGACCACGGGATTGACGTCGTCAGCGTGATTCTCATCGTTGTTGCGGCGGTGGGACTTCCGGTGTTGATGGTGATGACGGCCAGGGCGTGGCGCGAATTCGACATGCGCGATCCCAATGTGACGTTGCCGCTGTTCAGCTATATCGCCGCGTGCGCGGTGGTGGGTGCGAGGCTGGCCGAGCATAGGTTCGTGCTCTGGATGTTGGCGGGCCTGGCGTTACAGGGCTGGGTGTCGTTGGTGCCGTTGGCGATGCGGTCGATGTGGCGGCACCGCTGGACCGGCCTGCGCGACCGGGCGCACGGCGGCTGGGAACTGGCGGCGGTTGCGACGTCTGGGTTGGCGATCGTCTCAGCACAGCTCGACGTCTTGTTCTGGGCCGTCGTGTTCTGGCTGCTTGGTCTGGTTGTGTACGTGGCGATGACGACGCTGGTGTTGTGGCGGGTGCGGCACGACGCGTCGTCGCCCGAACTAGCGCAACCGAATGTCTGGATTCTGATGGGCGGCATAGCGATTGCGACGCTGGCCGGCGATCATCTGCATCGCATCCTGATACCGGGGCCGATCGCCGACGGTGTGCGCGCGGTGACGATAGCGACGTGGATCGTGGCGACGGCGTGGATCCCCGTGCTTCTTGTCGTGGTCATACGACGATCGGTGGGCTGGGCTGGCCCGCGGTCTTTCCGATCGGCATGTACTCGTCGGCGACATATGCGACGGCGGTGGAAACCGGTTGGCGGTGGTTGGTCGCGCTGTCGCTGGTGTTCTTCTGGGTGGCGTTGGCGGCGTGGCTCGTCGTCGCCGGCGACGCTTTTTTGCGGTTTCGGCGTGCTAGGTCTCGCTCACGTTGACTTAGCACGCCGAAATCGCAGTACGAATGATGCTGAGCACTCGTTGTGGATGCTCGGTGAGGTCCAGCCAGGTGAACCGCAGCACCTGCCAGCCCTGCAGCGCGATGTCGTTCTGCCGCTCGCGGTCGATCTGGAAGTCGGCGGCCTGGCTGTGATAGGCCCATCCGTCGACTTCGATCGCGACCCGCTGCGCGGCGAAGGCCACGTCGATCGTGTAACCGCCGACGCGGTAGTTGGCCTGCCAGCCGTCGATGTGCGCGGTGCGCAGCAGCTTCACCAGAATGCGTTCGGCTTCCGACCGGGCGCCGTCGGACGCGGCCGCAAGGAGTCGTCGCGCCGCCGGTGAACCGTAGCGGCCCTTGTTGCGTAGATGCGTGCGCCAGAGGTCGCGGAGTTCGGCGTCTCGTTGCAGCGCGGCGTCCATCAGCTTGGCGCCACCGCCCCTGCGCACGGCCGCCTCGACGATCGTCAGCGCCGGTGCGGTCACCCGCAGTCCGTTGTGTTCGACGACGTCCGCGGGGTTCAGGTCGCGACGACGCACGACCGAACCGTCGTGGCAGCGGCCGTTGCTGTCGCGGGGCACCGTCACCTCGACGATGTCGGGTGCGAATCGGGTGAGGCCGTGCCACCACGCGGCGGCCAAGCCGCTGCCGACGGCACGGTCGCCGTAGCCCCAGACCGCTGCGCGTATTCGCGCTGCATGGGTGAACTCCCTGTCGTCGGCGAAGTACACCCGTCGCGAACACCGCAGCCATTTTCCTGCCGTCACTCGACGGCTCACCGCCTGTTTGGAGAGGCCCGCAGACCTCGCTTGTGCCAGGGTGATGACGCCGTCGTGTCGGCGCAGGAATTCCTCGAGCATGCGTAATGGACGTCGACCGCCCGTCGTCGGTTCCCTCAATTGCGGATTCGGCGTGCTGGGTCACCCTCAGCGAGACTGAGCACGCCGAAATCGCTGTACTCCGGCGGCGCGCAGCTCCAACGCCGCGAGTCCCTGTATCGCCGCCGCGTCGTGTCCGCGCCAGGCGCCTACGGGATCGGGATGTATCGCGAGCAGCTTGCCCAGCGGCCGGTTGGCCAGCGCCCGCATCGCGAGCAGCTGCTCGCCGGCGGGTGTCCGGGCCAGCGTGATCGCGATCCACTTGCGGCGGAAGAACCGGATGCGCAGGAAGAGCCACGGCATCGCGATGAACAGAATCGGCGGGGCGGCCACCGCCAACGCCAGCACCCACGCCAGCCACGACGCCGTCGAATCCAGGCTCTGCCCGGCGCCTGCGATATCCAGCGCCGCTTGCGCGGCCGCGCGCAGGGGCCTGGCCAGCGAGTCGCCGACGAGCGGGAAGTCGTCGGTGCTGTCGCCTGCCGAGTTGAGGTTGTCGGCGACGCCGTTGGCGCCGGTCTGGACCCGACGGCCCACTTCGGCGATCGTCGACACCGCGGCATGCACCGCCATTCCGACCAACACCCAGATCACCGTCCAGGTGATCACGACGGCATCGCTGATCAACTGGGCCAGCAGGCGCGAGGGCGTGGTGGCATAAGGGAGAAACCGCGAACTCATGGACCAGATGCTGCCCGATAAGCTGGCCCGATGCGCCCAGCTCTGTCCGACTACCAACATCTGGCCAGTGGCAAGGTCCGCGAGCTGTACCGGATCGACGACGGGCACCTGCTGTTCGTCGCCACCGATCGCATCTCGGCCTTCGACTACATCCTCGACAGCCAGATCCCCGACAAGGGTCGCATCCTGACCGCCATGAGCGTCTTCTTCTTCGACTACGTTGAGGCGCCAAACCACCTGGCAGGCCCACCCGACGACCCGCGCATCCCCGAGGAAGCGCTTGGCCGCGCGCTCGTGGTCGAGGAGCTCGAGATGATGCCCGTCGAGGCCGTGGCGCGCGGCTACCTGACCGGCTCCGGGCTGATCGACTACCAGAAGACGGGCTCGGTGTGCGGCATCGCGCTGCCGCCCGGTCTGGTCGAGGCCAGTAAGTTCGCCGAGCCGTTGTTCACACCGGCGACCAAAGCCGAGCTGGGCGCCCACGACGAGAACATCTCGTTCGACGACGTGATCGAGATGGTGGGCGCGGTGCGGGCCAACCAACTGCGGGAGCTCACCCTGAAGACCTACATCCAGGGCGCCGACCACGCGCTGACCAAGGGCATCATCGTCGCCGACACCAAGTTCGAGTTCGGCGTCGACAAGGACGGCAACCTGCGACTGGCCGACGAGATCTTCACACCGGACTCCAGCAGATACTGGCGCGCCGACGACTATCAGGAAGGCGTCGTGCAGAACAGCTTCGACAAGCAGTTCGTCCGCAACTGGTTGATCGGCCCGGAGTCCGGCTGGGACCGCAACGGCGACACCCCGCCACCGCCGCTGCCCGCCGACATCATTGATGCCACCCGGGCGCGTTATATCGAAGCCTACGAACGCATCTCGGGCCTGAAGTTCGACGACTGGATCGGAGCGAGTGCGTGAAGCCGCCCATCGCCAAACGGGTCGACCATCGCAGGGAGTACCACGGTGACGTCTTCATCGATCCCTACGAATGGCTGCGCGACAAGTCCGACCCCGACGTGATTGCCTATCTCGAGGCCGAGAACGCATACACCGAGCATGCCACCGCGACGCTTGCGCCGTTGCGGCAGAAGATCTTCGACGAGATCAAGGCCCGCACCAAGGAGACCGACCTCTCGGTGCCGACACGCCGCGGCGACTGGTGGTACTACGGTCGCAGCTTCGAGGGCAAGCAGTACAACGTGCACTGCCGTTGCCCAGTAACCGATGTCGGCGACTGGGTACCACCGCAGTTCGACGAACAGACCGAGATCCCTGGCGAGCAGATCCTCATCGACGAGAACGCCGAGGCCGAGGGGCACGACTTCTTCGCGCTGGGCGCCGCGTCGGTGAGTCTGGACGGAAACATCATCGCGTACTCGGTCGACACCAAGGGTGACGAGCGATACACCCTGCGATTCAAGGATTTACGTACACAGCAGTTGTACGACGACGAGATCGTCGGCATCGCCGCAGGCGTGACGTGGGCCGCCGACAACCGCACCGTCTATTACACGACGGTGGACGACGCGTGGCGCCCCGACACCGTCTGGCGGCACCGCATCGGATCCGGGCTGCCCGCCGAGCAGGTGTACCACGAACCCGACGAGAAGTTCTGGCTGGCGGTCGGGCGCACCCGCAGCGACAAGTTCATCCTCATCGCTGCGGGCTCCGCCGTCACCTCCGAGGTCCGCTACGGCGACGCCGCCGACCCACAGACGGAGTTCACCCCGGTGTGGCCACGCCGCGAACTCGTCGAGTACTCGGTGGAACACGCCATCGTCGGCGGTGAGGACCGGTTCCTGATCCTGCACAACGACGGCGCCGAGAACTTCACGCTTGTCGAGGCGCCGGTGGCCGACCCCACCGCCCTGCGCACCCTGATCGAGCACCGCGACGACGTGCGACTCGACTCCGTCGACGCATTCGAGGGGCACCTGGTCGTCGGCTATCGCAGTGAGGCGCTGCCCAAGATCCAGCTCTGGCCCATCGTGAATACGGGGGCCAACGTCACCTACGGCCATCCCGAGGACCTCACCTTCGAATCCGAACTGATGTCGGCGGGCCTTGCCGGAAACCCGAACTGGAGCTCGCCGAAGCTGCGGATCGGCGCCACGTCGTTCGTCATCCCGCTGCGGATCTACGACGTCGACCTGGCGTCGGGTGAGCGCACACTGCTGCGCGAGCAACCGGTGCTGGGTGACTACCGGCCGCAGGACTACGTGGAGCGCCGGGACTGGGCCGTCGCCTCCGACGGTGCGCGCGTGCCGATCTCGATCGTCCACCGCATCGGCCTGCAGTACCCCGCCCCGTTGATGCTTTACGGCTACGGGGCCTACGAGTCGTGCGAGGACCCGCGGTTCTCCATCGCCCGGCTGTCGCTGCTCGACCGCGGCATGGTGTTCGCGGTCGCGCATGTGCGCGGCGGAGGGGAGCTCGGCCGGCCGTGGTACGAACACGGAAAGCTGCTCGAGAAGAAGAACACCTTCACCGATTTCATCGCCGTCGCACAGCATCTCGTCGACACCGACATCACCCGGCCGGAGAACATGGTCGCCTACGGCGGCAGCGCGGGTGGCCTGCTGGTCGGGGCCGTCACCAATATGGCTCCGGAGCTCTTCGCGGGTGTGCTCGCCCTGGTGCCCTTCGTCGACCCGCTGACCACCATCCTCGACCCGTCGCTACCGCTGACGGTCACCGAGTGGGACGAGTGGGGAAACCCCTTGCAGGACAAAGAAGTCTACGACTACATGAAGTCCTACTCGCCGTACGAGAACGTCGAGGCGAAGAACTACCCGCCGATCCTGGCCATGACGTCGCTGAACGACACCCGGGTGCTGTACGTCGAGCCGGCGAAATGGGTTGCCGCGCTGAGGCACACCGCGGGCGGTGCACCGTCGGTGCTGCTCAAGACCGAGATGAACGCGGGCCACGGTGGTATCAGCGGACGCTACGAACGGTGGAAAGAGACGGCGTTCCAATACGCGTGGCTATTGGATGCCGCCAAAGCCGACCACGACGGTGGCGGCGCCTAGGTAGACGACCTCCTCGAGGGTGCGGAGGTCGAGCCGCGTGGTCATGGACTTCGGCGGGTTGGGCATCCGCGCCGCGTACACGTTCGCCGGGAACATCGCCAGCATCAGCAGGAACAGGCATGCGGCCGCGGCGACCCGTGTCGGCGGATAGAGCAGTCCCGCGGCGCCCGCGAGTTCGAGGACGCCGGTGATGCTGACCAGCAGCCCGGGAGCCGGCAGCCGCGGCGGGACGATCGCGATCATGTCGCGTCGCAGCGGATTGACGAAGTGCGCGACGCCGGTAAGCACGAACATCGCGGCGAGACCGACGGCGATCGCGGACGGCCAGCTGTCGACGTAGTCCACCCCCAGCCAACCGGCCAGGCGCGCGGCGAGAGTGCCGAGCACGAGTGTGACGATGGCGGCCATGACGACTCCAATCTAGACAGTGGCAAGATGCAACATAGGCAACAATCTAGGCATTGTCAAGATTCCCGGTTATGATGGCCGACATGAGCAGGGCTTCCTATCACCACGGCGACCTGAAGGCCGTCATCCTGGCGCAGGCCGCCGAACTCGTGGCCCAGCGTGGCGCTGACGGGATCTCGCTACGCGAACTGGCCAGGGAAGCCGGGGTGTCGCATGCGGCGCCTGCGCATCACTTCACCGATCGTCGGGGCCTCTTCACCGCGCTGTCCGCCCAGGGCTGGCGACTGCTGGCCGAGGCGCTCACCGGGGCCAGACCCGATTTCGTCGAGGCGGCGCTGGCCTACGTGCGGTTCGCGCTCGACCATCCCGGGCACTACGCCGTGATGTTCGACCGCTCGCTCGTCGATCCCGACAACCCCGAGTTGCTCGCGGCGCAGGAGGCGGCGGGTGCGGAGTTGCGGCGGGGCGTCGGCACCCTCGACGATGCGCGCGCCGCGAAGGACCCCCAAGCCGCGGCGTTGGCGGCCTGGTCTCTGGTGCATGGCTTTTCGCTGTTGTGGCTCAACAAGGCGATCGACACCGACGGCGATCCGATGGAGACCGTGCACCGTGTCGCAGGCATGCTGTTCAAGACACGGTAGCGTGCCAGTCATGACCGATACTTCGCTCACCGACATCCCACTGACC
The nucleotide sequence above comes from Mycolicibacterium moriokaense. Encoded proteins:
- the purB gene encoding adenylosuccinate lyase gives rise to the protein MTIPNVLANRYASDEMVAIWSPEAKVVAERRLWLAVLRAQAELGVDVPAGVVEDYERVLEDVDLSSIAARERVLRHDVKARIEEFNALAGHEHVHKGMTSRDLTENVEQLQIRRSLELVFSHGVAVVARLAERAVVYRDLVMAGRSHNVAAQATTLGKRFASAAEELLVALNRLRSLIDRYPLRGIKGPMGTAQDMLDLFDGDTAKLAQLEARIAEFLGFTEIFTSVGQVYPRSLDHDVVSALVQVGAGPSSMAHTIRLMAGHELVTEGFAPGQVGSSAMPHKMNTRSCERVNGLQVVLRGYASMAAELAGAQWNEGDVFCSVVRRVALPDAFFAIDGQTETFLTVLDEFGAYPAVIQRELDRYLPFLATTRILIAAVRAGVGRETAHEVIKEHAVAVALAMREKGAEPDLLDRLAADSRLPLDRVALDAALADKQAFTGAAGDQVDRVVEAVDELVGRYPEAAKYTSGAIL
- a CDS encoding APC family permease, producing the protein MTDAETSDQQPELKRVMGPGLLLLFVVGDILGTGVYALTGQVAGEVGGAAWLPFLLAFIIATITAFSYLELVTKYPQAAGAALYAHKAFGIHFFTFLVAFVVMCSGITSASTASQAFASNLVKGFALDWGKVGIAIIALVFMGTLAAINLRGVSESVKLNVGLTAVEITGLLLVIAVGLWAFTQGGDHIDFSRVVLFESESERSTFVAVTAATSLAFFAMVGFEDSVNMAEETKDPVRIFPKVLLSGLTIAGIVYVLVSIIAVALVPIGELTASKTPLVDVVEAAAPGLPIGTLFPFITMFAVSNTALINMLMASRLIYGMARQHVLPPVLGSVHKTRRTPWVAILFTTGIAFGLIFYVSAFASDKAISVLGGTTSLLLLAVFAMVNVAVLVLRRDVRQTGGHFKTPTALPVIGFIASLYLVTPLSGRPGTQYLLAGILLLIGVVLFGVTVLINKQLGIKTKGIIDPTHLAETPD
- the relZ gene encoding bifunctional ribonuclease/(p)ppGpp synthase, yielding MHFVGLDLAWGERNQTGVAVIDSDGRLLHLGTAGDDESIAAAIAPYTRDECVVAIDAPLIVKTEKSARPCELALNRDFARFEAGARPAFRERPEFNPPRGEVLAARLGLDLDPASHAERQAIEVFPHPASVVLFNLPKTLKYKRGKFDVRKRALLELMTHIESLDDATPRLRVNRSVTWVELRKRVEAATRPGQLDRDEDPVDAVLCAYVALYRYHRPDDVTTYGDVESGYIVTPTLPDARRTAAPADTRPQPPEAIPAAVRTAVADYEARRPALVAATDNYLKLVTGLLDDAGINYLSIAARTKSVESFAAKAERIVDGKRLYSDPLVEITDQIGLRVITYLHEDVDAVVTLLADEMRLLDDRDMGLETAREGRWGYASRHVLVGVEGEQQPASIQVRTVLQHAWAEFEHDVRYKGSIPAEHVPDLDRRFTLAAGLLELADREFTAIRERLRETVSEEPMTDEKSVSDDPRIATPVLATYLGNRYADAGWSRTDHYAWISGLLLELGITSLDELSSVLDGVDADAVNQTMGYRYPPGAVRRLDDALLAVFGDRYLELHGNAHRVGLLTERLKKLNGRD
- a CDS encoding cytochrome P450, with protein sequence MTSVAGALAEIDFTDLDNFANGFPHALFAIHRREAPVYWHEPTANTPDGEGFWSVATHAETLAVFRDPETYSSVTGGSRPFGGTLLQDLAVAGQVLNMMDDPRHSHIRRLVSSGLTPRMIARVEDDLRTRARRLLDSVTPGEPFDFLVDVAAELPMQMICILLGVPESERHWLFEAIEPQFDFGGSRKASVGQLTPEEAGSRMYTYGQELIASKRAEPTDDMLSVVANATVEDESLTGSSLSEVELYLFFSLLFSAGAETTRNSVAGGLLALIENPDQMHALRDDLEQLPTAIEEMVRWTSPSPSKRRTATRDVELAGCQIKAGDKVQIWEGSANRDPAAFDDPDTFNITRKPNPHLGFGHGVHYCLGANLARLELRVLYEELLTRFGSARLVKPVEWTRSNRHTGMRHLVVELRP
- a CDS encoding phosphoribosylaminoimidazolesuccinocarboxamide synthase, translated to MRPALSDYQHLASGKVRELYRIDDGHLLFVATDRISAFDYILDSQIPDKGRILTAMSVFFFDYVEAPNHLAGPPDDPRIPEEALGRALVVEELEMMPVEAVARGYLTGSGLIDYQKTGSVCGIALPPGLVEASKFAEPLFTPATKAELGAHDENISFDDVIEMVGAVRANQLRELTLKTYIQGADHALTKGIIVADTKFEFGVDKDGNLRLADEIFTPDSSRYWRADDYQEGVVQNSFDKQFVRNWLIGPESGWDRNGDTPPPPLPADIIDATRARYIEAYERISGLKFDDWIGASA
- a CDS encoding DUF559 domain-containing protein; this encodes MLEEFLRRHDGVITLAQARSAGLSKQAVSRRVTAGKWLRCSRRVYFADDREFTHAARIRAAVWGYGDRAVGSGLAAAWWHGLTRFAPDIVEVTVPRDSNGRCHDGSVVRRRDLNPADVVEHNGLRVTAPALTIVEAAVRRGGGAKLMDAALQRDAELRDLWRTHLRNKGRYGSPAARRLLAAASDGARSEAERILVKLLRTAHIDGWQANYRVGGYTIDVAFAAQRVAIEVDGWAYHSQAADFQIDRERQNDIALQGWQVLRFTWLDLTEHPQRVLSIIRTAISAC